In a single window of the Niabella ginsenosidivorans genome:
- a CDS encoding SusC/RagA family TonB-linked outer membrane protein, protein MRKKKSLINGCLLFYLLLLIPVLAQAQRKTVSGMVTSKETTEPVANVTILVKGTSRGTTTGADGHYAIPVATGETLVFSSIGYKEQERKVEQQTTINILLESEGKQENEVVVTALGIKKQDKALGYALTKIDSTQLTDAVSSNWTDALSGKVAGLNLIRSGSGPAGSNKIILRGENNLTGDNEALIVVDGVVINNSSGKRSANASDNVYATGSDNLPADYGSSMNDINPQDIESVSVLKGPAAAALYGQRGANGAIIITTKSASAKRKGRINVRYSINGSLESINRSPDLQYEYGLGLDGQSDYEYGKSANSSSSSAYGPKFDGQLFYQYDPVTQTRATVATPWVPYDNINDFWDVGKNLTNNLSLDGKIGTTSFRVSGGIQSNKWIVPNTGFHRNSASLSTNTDITKKLKFSTKINYGYRTSDNLPAAGYGNQSLMYWYIFWQPNADFNWLRNYWSVTDPYKKIRYPYSSYPENPFAIVNEFLNKTRRNNVTGSAQFNYQLTKELSFMLRGNLDWSNDKREQDRPYDAGARLPFGSVRKQNIYARELSYDFLARYNKNLSNDVKLGVSVGGSQLKNMYDKSDIRADGLKFPDSLTGSPYPGIYSLDNSLYGLIYIPDTSRYQINSIYGIINVSYKDYLFAELTGRQDWNSVLATADRTDNVGFFYPSLNTSFVLSDFTKLPSFINYAKLRASIAQVGSGSTTPYRTAYTYMLANNGIFPDSALMNPKILPNENLKPLKTTTFELGTEVQLFKNRLGFDVAVYWGNTKNQILTRTLDRSSGYDAAVINAGRVNNTGVEVSLNGKPVVNKNGFNWEVFATFAANKNKIVSMPDSTVLLRSGQIASGQIVATIGGSMGDLYGLGYQRSPDGQVIFDPATGFPKITSNIIYLGNTTPKYKVSLGNTFRYKQLSLKVLFDAQAGAVAYSLTHYKMVEQGKLKVTLPGRYNGIIGNGVLEVLNDKGEVTGYRKNDVVAYDVDQYYQNSMGSLNAEGSTFSTDFIKFREASLNYAFKPRLLKKIGLSSAMIGIYGRDLFIWSPWPIFDPEFGTLSGTDIVTGFEVGQFPSTRTVGFNLSIGF, encoded by the coding sequence ATGAGAAAAAAGAAATCATTAATAAACGGCTGTCTGCTGTTTTATTTACTGCTACTGATTCCCGTCCTTGCTCAGGCACAACGTAAAACAGTCAGTGGCATGGTAACCTCCAAAGAAACAACGGAGCCGGTTGCCAATGTGACCATATTGGTCAAAGGCACTTCCCGGGGAACCACAACCGGTGCAGACGGACATTATGCAATACCCGTAGCAACTGGTGAAACGCTTGTTTTTTCTTCTATTGGCTATAAAGAGCAGGAACGGAAAGTAGAACAACAAACAACAATTAATATATTGCTTGAGAGCGAAGGAAAACAGGAAAACGAGGTGGTGGTAACGGCATTGGGAATTAAAAAGCAAGATAAAGCCCTGGGGTATGCCCTTACAAAAATTGACAGCACCCAGCTAACGGACGCAGTGTCCTCTAACTGGACAGATGCACTTTCCGGAAAGGTTGCCGGGTTGAATTTAATACGCTCCGGCTCCGGGCCGGCGGGTTCTAACAAGATCATCCTTCGTGGTGAGAACAACCTTACCGGCGACAATGAAGCCCTGATTGTTGTAGACGGTGTTGTTATTAATAACAGTAGCGGCAAGCGTTCTGCAAACGCTTCCGATAATGTATATGCAACGGGCAGTGATAACCTGCCTGCTGATTATGGAAGCTCAATGAATGATATTAATCCGCAGGATATTGAAAGTGTATCGGTGCTGAAAGGCCCTGCTGCTGCTGCGTTGTACGGGCAAAGAGGGGCTAATGGCGCCATTATTATTACAACAAAATCCGCTTCTGCAAAAAGGAAAGGCCGGATTAATGTCCGGTATTCGATAAACGGGTCTTTGGAATCAATAAACAGGTCGCCTGATTTGCAGTATGAATACGGGCTTGGGCTGGATGGTCAGAGCGACTATGAGTACGGCAAATCAGCAAATAGTTCATCCAGCTCGGCATACGGGCCAAAGTTTGACGGGCAGCTGTTTTATCAGTACGATCCGGTTACTCAAACAAGAGCTACTGTAGCAACGCCCTGGGTGCCATATGATAATATTAATGATTTCTGGGATGTGGGCAAAAACCTCACTAATAATTTAAGTTTGGATGGAAAAATAGGAACTACTTCGTTTCGTGTTTCAGGCGGTATCCAAAGTAATAAATGGATTGTTCCCAATACCGGTTTTCATCGTAACTCTGCAAGTTTGTCGACAAATACAGATATTACCAAAAAGCTGAAGTTCTCAACCAAAATTAATTATGGTTACAGAACAAGCGATAATCTTCCTGCAGCCGGTTATGGAAACCAGTCGCTGATGTACTGGTACATTTTCTGGCAGCCTAATGCAGATTTTAACTGGCTCAGAAACTACTGGAGCGTTACTGACCCCTATAAAAAGATCAGGTATCCTTATAGCAGTTATCCGGAAAACCCCTTTGCTATTGTAAACGAATTTTTAAATAAAACAAGAAGAAATAATGTAACCGGTTCCGCACAGTTCAACTACCAGCTTACAAAAGAGCTTAGCTTTATGCTGCGTGGCAACCTCGACTGGTCGAATGATAAACGGGAACAGGACCGCCCGTATGATGCCGGCGCAAGGCTTCCGTTCGGGTCTGTAAGAAAACAAAATATCTATGCACGGGAGCTCAGCTATGATTTTCTTGCCAGGTACAATAAGAATCTGTCAAATGATGTAAAGCTGGGGGTTTCTGTAGGGGGCAGCCAGCTGAAAAATATGTACGACAAATCGGATATCAGAGCAGACGGCTTAAAATTTCCGGACTCATTGACAGGCTCGCCTTACCCCGGAATATATAGTCTGGATAACAGCCTGTATGGATTGATTTATATACCCGATACCAGCCGGTACCAGATAAACAGTATTTACGGAATTATTAATGTTAGTTATAAAGATTATTTATTTGCCGAGCTGACCGGAAGACAGGACTGGAACAGCGTTCTGGCTACCGCAGACAGAACAGATAACGTTGGTTTTTTCTATCCGTCCTTAAACACCAGCTTTGTTTTGTCTGATTTTACGAAGCTTCCTTCTTTTATCAACTACGCCAAATTAAGGGCTTCAATAGCTCAGGTGGGAAGCGGAAGCACCACACCTTACAGAACCGCGTATACGTATATGCTTGCTAATAACGGTATATTCCCGGACAGTGCTTTAATGAACCCCAAGATTTTGCCCAATGAGAACTTAAAACCCCTGAAGACCACAACCTTTGAGCTGGGAACCGAGGTTCAATTATTTAAAAACCGCCTGGGGTTTGATGTGGCTGTTTATTGGGGAAACACAAAAAACCAGATCCTGACAAGAACACTGGACCGTTCTTCCGGCTATGATGCGGCAGTGATCAATGCAGGACGGGTGAATAACACCGGTGTTGAAGTATCGCTTAACGGAAAACCCGTCGTAAACAAAAATGGTTTTAACTGGGAGGTATTTGCAACATTTGCTGCTAATAAAAATAAAATTGTTTCTATGCCCGACAGCACTGTTTTGCTAAGGTCTGGTCAGATTGCAAGCGGCCAGATTGTAGCCACTATAGGCGGTAGTATGGGTGATCTATATGGCCTGGGTTATCAGCGCAGCCCTGACGGGCAGGTGATCTTTGACCCGGCAACCGGCTTTCCGAAGATTACAAGCAATATTATTTATTTAGGGAATACAACGCCTAAATATAAAGTAAGCCTGGGGAATACATTCAGGTATAAGCAACTGAGTTTAAAAGTTTTGTTTGATGCCCAGGCCGGTGCAGTAGCCTATTCCTTAACCCATTATAAAATGGTGGAGCAGGGAAAGCTTAAGGTAACCCTGCCGGGAAGGTATAACGGAATTATTGGGAACGGCGTTCTGGAAGTACTGAATGATAAAGGCGAAGTAACCGGGTACCGGAAAAATGATGTGGTAGCCTATGATGTAGATCAATACTATCAGAATAGTATGGGGTCTCTCAATGCAGAAGGAAGCACTTTCAGTACCGACTTTATCAAGTTCCGTGAAGCGTCATTAAATTATGCCTTTAAACCGAGGCTTTTGAAAAAAATAGGATTGAGCTCCGCGATGATTGGGATTTACGGGCGTGATCTTTTTATATGGTCGCCCTGGCCGATATTCGACCCGGAATTTGGTACCTTAAGCGGAACAGATATTGTTACCGGCTTTGAAGTAGGGCAGTTCCCTTCCACACGCACTGTAGGGTTTAATTTATCAATCGGATTTTAA
- a CDS encoding SusD/RagB family nutrient-binding outer membrane lipoprotein yields the protein MKKQLLIAGIVLLVVPTLYSCKKGFEKLNVDPINILHTTSDKLLAPALVNSLWPGMSRNRSFNNELMQVTVNISDGENTVFRYAFRATQSDYLWNSWFVQLTNFKDVDSLASIGDSINTSYQGIARICKAWLFANLTDTYGDIPYTEALKGWTGGSQGNVQPVFDRQKDIYLDLFKKLEEANDLLTNNTPVVVSSDPVYRGDISKWRKFGNSLYLRLLLRISGKAEVQDQCIQKIKEIVENPDKYPIMQNNSDCARVLWTGETSSTDPYTSPYVNGIRVQDFRAPAICSYFLDSLVTWTDPRLVSAKPYGSGSIGRLGIAQASGGGWRGVASGYLPGKAEPKGCYFQSYDNKTTGGVWSLQQNPWTGIIMQYAEVQFILAEAAVKGWISGDAKTYFYQGIASAINYWVPNFPESITSKEFADHLGNLSAGSVIWDDALPARRKMEMIHLQKYYALFMTDLQQWFEYRRTGYPNLHLDKLPGLQNGGVMPARLVYPVYVQSANPTNYKAAVAAQGPDQINTNVWWQKP from the coding sequence ATGAAAAAGCAACTACTTATTGCAGGCATTGTTTTGTTGGTGGTACCAACACTATACTCATGTAAAAAAGGATTCGAGAAGTTGAATGTGGATCCTATTAACATACTGCACACCACTTCCGATAAACTACTGGCGCCGGCACTGGTAAACTCGCTTTGGCCCGGCATGAGCCGGAACAGAAGCTTTAACAATGAGCTGATGCAGGTTACAGTTAATATAAGTGACGGGGAAAACACGGTATTCCGGTATGCTTTCAGAGCTACCCAATCGGATTATTTATGGAACTCCTGGTTTGTTCAGCTGACGAATTTCAAGGATGTAGACAGCCTGGCAAGTATCGGCGATAGTATTAACACCTCCTACCAGGGAATTGCAAGGATTTGTAAGGCCTGGCTGTTTGCGAACCTGACCGACACATATGGGGATATTCCTTACACAGAGGCGCTTAAAGGCTGGACGGGCGGCTCACAGGGAAACGTACAGCCCGTATTTGACCGGCAAAAGGATATTTACCTGGATTTATTTAAAAAACTGGAAGAGGCAAATGATTTGTTAACCAATAATACGCCGGTTGTTGTATCCAGCGATCCGGTGTACAGGGGAGATATTTCCAAATGGAGAAAATTTGGAAATTCATTGTATCTGCGCTTATTATTGCGCATTTCCGGAAAAGCTGAAGTACAGGATCAGTGTATTCAGAAAATAAAAGAAATAGTTGAAAATCCGGATAAATACCCCATAATGCAAAACAACAGCGATTGTGCCAGGGTGCTCTGGACCGGGGAAACCAGCAGTACAGACCCATATACATCGCCTTACGTAAACGGTATACGTGTGCAGGATTTCAGAGCTCCCGCCATTTGCAGTTATTTTCTGGACAGTTTGGTTACGTGGACGGACCCGCGGCTTGTTTCAGCAAAGCCCTACGGGTCCGGCAGTATCGGCCGCCTGGGCATTGCCCAGGCCAGTGGAGGCGGATGGCGTGGAGTGGCAAGCGGGTACCTGCCTGGCAAGGCTGAGCCCAAAGGATGCTATTTTCAAAGCTATGACAACAAAACAACGGGAGGTGTCTGGTCGCTTCAGCAAAACCCGTGGACAGGCATCATCATGCAATATGCCGAAGTACAGTTTATCCTGGCAGAAGCAGCCGTAAAAGGCTGGATCAGCGGTGATGCAAAGACCTATTTTTACCAGGGTATTGCATCTGCCATCAATTATTGGGTGCCGAATTTTCCCGAAAGCATTACTTCTAAAGAATTTGCGGATCATCTTGGAAATTTGAGCGCCGGCAGTGTAATTTGGGATGATGCGCTCCCTGCACGCAGAAAAATGGAAATGATACACCTGCAGAAATACTACGCACTGTTTATGACTGATCTGCAGCAATGGTTTGAGTACAGGCGTACCGGATATCCTAATTTACATTTGGATAAACTACCAGGTTTGCAAAACGGGGGCGTAATGCCCGCCCGCCTGGTGTACCCTGTATATGTGCAGTCGGCCAATCCAACCAATTATAAGGCCGCGGTAGCTGCACAGGGCCCCGATCAGATAAATACCAACGTGTGGTGGCAAAAGCCTTAA
- a CDS encoding DUF5689 domain-containing protein yields MKYIANLFVIISIAAAINSCTKDTYKYYPGGVPYDVISVLDVRPLYKGQDVTLTKENLYGATKLAAVVVSDHTEGNLPEGLLVVQDSRRLNTLRGISVDLGAAAAKYHPGDSVMIDIAGSMLTRKNGILTITGVTESKVSTMGKGILSVNAINVSELLANPDNYESTLCIINKSSFHPSLGPGEGIGGAKTINDGFGDLTLYTDPGVSYADNAPYALAAYVGIPFTTTDGSVQLRTRDGDDIVDMGSSAQDLIISGFMGDPKGGDGGNEYVQMIATKDIDFAETPYSIVFCNNAGASTPELDAGWATGGMRTIKWNITSGKALKGEFFYFGFQNRKINGNAGTVSFPAETNWYQKTYNTKDGTTNPGDGGLVHASVFGTSGPWANSGNACGVALFKDTIVTETSVPEDVLFVAAGGTIYDPGRTPVLGYRICNNDWYSMYSVAIDPATYKPVVVPYLYYRSTGNTTNMPYAVNEAHPTASTDAGLFNMMGGVYNITLGRWTTARKQVVVELFQKTEDGHTAATIADIESGRGGPNDASVTKIEE; encoded by the coding sequence ATGAAATATATAGCAAATCTTTTTGTAATCATAAGCATAGCGGCCGCCATAAACAGCTGCACTAAAGATACATACAAGTATTATCCGGGAGGAGTGCCCTATGATGTGATTTCTGTTTTGGATGTGCGCCCTCTTTATAAAGGGCAGGATGTAACCCTTACCAAAGAGAACCTGTATGGTGCAACCAAACTGGCTGCGGTAGTTGTATCTGATCATACAGAAGGGAACCTTCCTGAGGGCTTGCTGGTGGTACAGGATAGCCGCCGCCTCAATACCTTAAGAGGTATTTCTGTAGATCTTGGTGCCGCCGCCGCCAAATACCATCCCGGAGACTCGGTAATGATCGATATTGCGGGCAGTATGCTAACCCGTAAGAACGGTATCTTAACCATTACCGGAGTAACGGAATCTAAAGTTAGCACTATGGGCAAAGGAATCCTTTCTGTAAATGCCATAAATGTATCAGAGCTGCTGGCTAATCCTGACAATTATGAAAGCACGCTTTGCATCATTAATAAATCCAGTTTCCACCCTTCCCTTGGGCCGGGAGAAGGAATCGGGGGCGCTAAAACGATCAATGATGGTTTTGGTGACCTTACATTATACACAGATCCGGGGGTAAGTTACGCCGATAATGCACCTTATGCCCTGGCTGCCTATGTGGGAATTCCCTTTACTACTACTGACGGCTCTGTGCAGCTCAGAACCAGGGATGGAGATGATATAGTGGATATGGGATCATCGGCACAGGACCTTATTATCAGCGGGTTTATGGGTGACCCGAAAGGAGGAGATGGCGGCAATGAATACGTACAGATGATAGCTACCAAAGACATCGATTTTGCCGAAACGCCCTACAGCATTGTATTTTGTAATAACGCCGGCGCTTCCACCCCTGAGCTTGATGCCGGATGGGCTACCGGCGGAATGCGTACCATTAAATGGAATATTACATCAGGCAAAGCACTCAAAGGAGAATTCTTTTACTTTGGCTTCCAGAACAGAAAAATCAACGGCAATGCAGGTACCGTTTCTTTCCCTGCTGAAACCAACTGGTATCAAAAAACATACAATACCAAAGATGGTACTACAAACCCCGGCGATGGGGGGCTTGTCCATGCAAGTGTGTTTGGTACTTCCGGCCCCTGGGCCAACAGCGGGAACGCCTGCGGGGTAGCCCTGTTTAAAGATACGATCGTTACTGAAACATCTGTACCGGAAGATGTATTGTTTGTAGCTGCAGGCGGTACCATTTATGACCCGGGCAGAACGCCTGTATTGGGCTACCGGATCTGTAATAACGACTGGTATTCCATGTATTCGGTTGCTATAGATCCTGCTACTTATAAGCCTGTTGTAGTGCCTTATTTGTATTATCGTTCTACCGGTAATACGACCAATATGCCGTATGCTGTAAATGAGGCGCACCCTACTGCCTCCACAGATGCCGGCTTGTTCAATATGATGGGGGGGGTATATAATATTACCCTGGGCCGGTGGACCACTGCAAGGAAGCAGGTGGTGGTAGAACTATTTCAGAAAACGGAAGATGGACATACTGCTGCTACCATTGCAGATATAGAAAGTGGCCGTGGCGGCCCTAATGACGCATCTGTTACAAAGATTGAGGAGTAG
- a CDS encoding glycerophosphodiester phosphodiesterase family protein, whose amino-acid sequence MQLKTIGAALLIVSAMVTRAQGKIRLPEKYKKLDMEAHRGGRGLMPENTIPAMLHAIDMGVTTLEMDMQVTKDGQIVVSHDANFNAGFTTTPEGDTLTKAEAKKRLLYTMPYDSIKKYDVGKKFYADFPKQEKIAVVKPLLKDLLTATEAYAKKKGVAVQYNIEIKSNPKGEGVSCPPVETFTDLAMQTILPFHMGKRLIIQCFDERALKIMHQKYPQVQTSLLIGDKEKRSLDEQLKSLGYTPEYYSPHYALVTPELVKDCHRRNMKIVPWTPDDFTTIKRLADMGVDGIITDYPDLFSQLK is encoded by the coding sequence ATGCAATTAAAGACAATTGGGGCTGCCTTGCTGATCGTTTCAGCAATGGTAACCCGGGCACAGGGAAAAATCCGGCTTCCTGAAAAGTACAAAAAACTGGATATGGAGGCCCACCGTGGCGGCAGGGGGCTGATGCCGGAGAATACTATACCGGCAATGCTGCATGCTATTGATATGGGTGTAACCACGCTTGAAATGGATATGCAGGTAACCAAAGACGGACAGATTGTAGTGTCGCATGATGCCAATTTCAATGCAGGCTTTACCACAACTCCGGAAGGTGATACGCTTACAAAAGCGGAGGCAAAGAAGCGGCTCCTGTACACCATGCCCTATGATTCCATAAAAAAATATGATGTAGGTAAAAAGTTCTATGCCGACTTTCCCAAACAGGAAAAGATAGCTGTAGTAAAACCATTGTTAAAAGACCTGCTCACAGCAACAGAGGCTTATGCAAAAAAGAAAGGCGTAGCTGTTCAATACAATATCGAAATCAAATCGAACCCTAAAGGAGAAGGTGTTTCCTGTCCGCCGGTAGAAACGTTCACTGATCTGGCCATGCAAACGATTTTACCCTTTCATATGGGTAAGCGTCTGATCATTCAGTGCTTTGATGAGCGGGCATTAAAAATAATGCATCAGAAATACCCGCAGGTGCAAACCTCTCTTTTAATTGGAGATAAGGAAAAGCGGAGCCTGGATGAGCAGCTGAAAAGCCTGGGTTATACGCCGGAATATTATAGCCCGCATTATGCGCTGGTAACACCGGAGCTGGTTAAAGACTGCCACCGGCGGAATATGAAAATAGTGCCGTGGACACCGGATGATTTTACCACGATAAAGCGCCTGGCGGATATGGGTGTAGACGGGATCATTACCGATTATCCAGATTTGTTTTCCCAGTTAAAATAA
- the glpK gene encoding glycerol kinase GlpK, whose product MPKYVLSLDQGTTSSRAIVFDKAGNIVATAQKEFTQIFPRPGWVEHDANEIWSTQLGVAAEAVVKAGLNTADLASIGITNQRETTVVWDRNTSQPIYNAIVWQDRRTSDYCDSLKREGHSEKIKEKTGLVTDAYFSATKIRWILENVDGAKARSEKGELCFGTIDSWLLWKLTNGAVHATDASNASRTMAYNIHTLEWDQELLDLFGIPISMMPEVRSSSEVYGHTNQVLTSAKIPVSGIAGDQQSALFGQMCTQSGMVKNTYGTGCFMLMNTGTSPVPSKNNLLTTIAWKINGEVNYALEGSVFIAGAVVQWLRDGLKLIQRSGDIEALTQTETDNGGVYMVPAFTGLGAPYWNQHARGIITGLTRGSSDGHIARAAVESIAYQTMDVLKAMEADAGLTITEVRVDGGATVNNYLMQFQSNLLNTTVIRPKITETTALGAAYLSGLAVGFWKDINEVKQYWQVDQTFEPYMKEEVRAGLQKGWKRAVKAAQAWAEED is encoded by the coding sequence ATGCCAAAATATGTTTTATCCCTTGACCAGGGAACTACCAGTTCCCGCGCTATTGTGTTTGACAAAGCGGGAAACATTGTTGCTACAGCACAAAAAGAATTTACACAGATCTTTCCCAGGCCAGGCTGGGTAGAGCATGACGCCAATGAAATATGGTCGACCCAACTGGGCGTGGCCGCAGAAGCCGTTGTAAAAGCGGGCCTGAACACGGCCGATCTTGCGTCCATTGGTATTACCAACCAGCGGGAAACCACGGTGGTGTGGGATCGCAACACATCACAGCCCATATATAATGCTATTGTATGGCAGGACCGCCGTACCTCAGATTACTGCGATTCATTGAAGCGGGAAGGCCACTCAGAGAAGATAAAAGAAAAAACAGGGCTGGTAACAGATGCCTATTTTTCCGCAACAAAGATCCGCTGGATCCTTGAAAACGTAGACGGGGCAAAAGCCCGTTCGGAAAAAGGCGAGCTTTGTTTTGGAACAATAGATTCCTGGCTGCTTTGGAAGCTGACCAACGGGGCAGTGCATGCCACCGATGCAAGCAATGCTTCCCGTACCATGGCGTACAATATTCATACACTGGAATGGGACCAGGAATTACTCGATCTCTTTGGTATACCCATAAGCATGATGCCGGAAGTGCGCTCCAGCAGCGAAGTGTACGGTCATACCAACCAGGTGCTTACCAGCGCTAAAATTCCTGTAAGTGGCATAGCGGGTGATCAGCAATCTGCTTTGTTCGGGCAAATGTGCACCCAATCCGGTATGGTAAAAAACACTTACGGAACAGGGTGTTTTATGCTGATGAATACAGGTACAAGCCCTGTGCCCTCAAAAAATAATTTGCTCACTACCATTGCCTGGAAAATAAACGGGGAAGTGAACTATGCATTGGAAGGCAGTGTGTTTATTGCCGGTGCCGTAGTACAGTGGCTGCGCGATGGCTTAAAGCTGATCCAGAGATCCGGCGATATTGAAGCCCTGACCCAAACCGAAACAGACAATGGCGGCGTTTACATGGTACCCGCGTTTACGGGGTTGGGAGCTCCATACTGGAACCAGCACGCACGGGGCATTATCACCGGGCTTACAAGAGGAAGCTCTGATGGCCATATTGCACGGGCTGCAGTGGAAAGCATCGCCTACCAGACCATGGATGTATTAAAAGCGATGGAGGCAGATGCCGGGTTAACCATTACGGAAGTGCGGGTAGACGGCGGCGCTACCGTAAATAATTACTTAATGCAGTTCCAGTCCAACCTTTTAAATACAACCGTTATCCGACCGAAGATCACAGAAACCACCGCTTTAGGAGCTGCCTACCTCAGCGGGCTGGCGGTGGGCTTCTGGAAAGACATTAACGAGGTAAAACAGTACTGGCAGGTGGACCAGACTTTTGAACCCTATATGAAGGAAGAGGTGCGTGCCGGATTGCAAAAGGGTTGGAAGCGTGCGGTAAAAGCTGCACAGGCATGGGCAGAGGAAGATTAA
- a CDS encoding MIP/aquaporin family protein, translating into MNIFTGELVGTFLLILLGNGVVANVLLKKTNGNNSGWIVITFGWGMAVFVGVFAASKASGAHLNPAVTIALAWLKKIPAAAIPQYIGGQVAGAALGQLFVWLAYRQHYLATDETDLKRATFCTAPAIRSGLNNVITEAIGTFVLIFAVLFIIAPSNSLGALDALPVAFIVLAIGLSLGGPTGYAINPVRDFVPRVMHAILPIGKKGSNDWAYAWVPIIGPVIGALLAAIIYQQLN; encoded by the coding sequence ATGAATATTTTTACCGGTGAATTGGTAGGCACTTTTTTGTTGATCCTTTTGGGCAATGGCGTTGTGGCCAATGTATTGCTTAAAAAAACAAACGGAAACAACAGTGGATGGATTGTGATCACCTTTGGTTGGGGAATGGCCGTTTTTGTGGGGGTATTTGCGGCTTCAAAGGCAAGCGGAGCGCACCTGAACCCTGCCGTAACCATTGCCCTGGCCTGGTTGAAAAAAATACCGGCAGCTGCCATACCGCAATATATTGGCGGCCAGGTAGCGGGTGCGGCACTAGGCCAGTTGTTTGTATGGCTGGCGTACCGGCAACATTATCTGGCAACGGATGAAACGGATTTGAAAAGAGCCACTTTTTGCACGGCGCCTGCTATCCGCAGCGGGCTTAATAATGTAATTACAGAAGCCATTGGCACCTTTGTGCTCATTTTTGCCGTATTGTTCATCATTGCGCCTTCTAATAGTCTGGGTGCGCTGGATGCACTGCCGGTAGCCTTTATTGTGCTGGCCATTGGCCTGAGCCTGGGCGGGCCAACAGGCTACGCCATTAACCCCGTGCGCGATTTTGTGCCCCGGGTTATGCACGCCATCCTGCCCATTGGGAAAAAGGGCTCTAATGATTGGGCCTATGCCTGGGTACCCATTATCGGGCCGGTTATAGGGGCTTTGCTGGCTGCTATTATTTATCAGCAATTGAATTAA
- a CDS encoding Gfo/Idh/MocA family protein, with translation MYSRRKFITKTSLAAFGGLALQSFNTKNFSRMQKSAADQINIGAIGINGMGWSDTLSMLKNPGVSLVALCDVDRNVLDKRMAELSKMNIDTAKIKTYNDYRALLDRKDIDAVIIGTPDHWHALIMIHAVQAGKDVYVEKPVGNSIAECRAMVAAQEKYNKVVQAGQWQRSQQHFRDAIDFVHSGQLGNIRTVKVCCYQGWMKPGPKVPDSAPPAGVDYKQWLGPAKTRPFNSSRFHFNFRWFWDYAGGLMTDWGVHLIDYAIFGMNAPVPETVAALGGDFAYPDLYQETPDTLTALYEFDHFNLIWDHAMGIDNGNFGRDHSIAFIGNNGTLELDRGGWEVTEEKKSDKKVSVVRKSPTDNGLDRHTENFIHVVRSRKPEDLNCPIQTGAHIATVCQMGNIAFRSGQKVVWDKINKRFTDSGLNAKYMMAAYNNGYQLPKI, from the coding sequence ATGTATTCAAGAAGAAAATTTATTACCAAGACTTCTTTAGCCGCCTTTGGGGGGCTGGCATTACAATCTTTCAACACAAAGAACTTTTCGAGGATGCAAAAGAGCGCTGCGGATCAGATCAATATCGGCGCCATCGGTATTAACGGGATGGGATGGAGCGATACGCTTTCTATGCTGAAAAATCCCGGGGTAAGCCTGGTAGCGCTTTGTGATGTGGACAGAAATGTGCTGGACAAACGCATGGCTGAGCTTTCAAAAATGAATATTGATACAGCTAAAATAAAAACGTACAATGATTACCGTGCTTTGCTGGACAGGAAGGATATCGATGCGGTGATCATTGGCACCCCCGATCACTGGCACGCCTTAATTATGATCCACGCAGTGCAGGCCGGCAAAGATGTATATGTTGAAAAACCCGTAGGCAATTCCATTGCCGAGTGCAGGGCCATGGTTGCCGCGCAGGAAAAATACAACAAAGTAGTACAAGCCGGGCAGTGGCAGCGCAGCCAGCAGCATTTTCGGGACGCGATCGATTTTGTGCATTCCGGCCAGCTGGGCAATATCAGGACCGTAAAGGTTTGCTGCTACCAGGGCTGGATGAAGCCCGGTCCCAAAGTGCCGGACAGCGCTCCTCCCGCAGGTGTGGATTATAAGCAATGGCTGGGCCCGGCAAAAACAAGGCCCTTTAACAGCAGCCGGTTTCATTTTAATTTCCGCTGGTTCTGGGATTATGCCGGCGGGCTGATGACCGATTGGGGTGTGCATCTGATTGATTATGCCATTTTTGGAATGAACGCGCCCGTTCCTGAAACCGTTGCTGCATTAGGCGGCGATTTTGCCTACCCTGATCTTTACCAGGAAACGCCGGATACCCTTACAGCTCTTTATGAATTTGACCACTTTAACCTGATCTGGGATCATGCCATGGGCATTGATAATGGCAATTTCGGAAGAGATCACAGCATCGCATTCATTGGCAACAACGGAACACTGGAATTAGACCGTGGCGGATGGGAAGTGACCGAAGAAAAGAAGAGTGATAAAAAGGTAAGCGTGGTGCGCAAAAGCCCTACCGATAATGGTTTGGACAGGCATACCGAAAACTTTATCCATGTAGTGCGCTCCCGGAAACCGGAGGACCTGAACTGTCCGATACAAACAGGCGCGCATATAGCCACGGTTTGCCAGATGGGCAATATTGCTTTCCGCAGCGGACAAAAAGTGGTATGGGATAAAATCAATAAACGATTTACGGATAGCGGCCTGAATGCAAAATATATGATGGCTGCTTATAATAACGGGTATCAATTGCCAAAGATTTGA